The Struthio camelus isolate bStrCam1 unplaced genomic scaffold, bStrCam1.hap1 HAP1_SCAFFOLD_48, whole genome shotgun sequence genome contains a region encoding:
- the LOC138065197 gene encoding sperm-associated antigen 4 protein-like, with amino-acid sequence MPTELGRRSIAWQNGSRFLRGLFLLAPIFAAGLYCWGLLLSESKGQKEALQEKAGELLETELMTLSNSLALLREKIRERELLEEQVARLQAEMGAAKEALLHSVEEVLEESKMAEEKRGHLLDLTRAALEKTAANYLEMVDWALKTTGATIDTERTSSTYGGRGGGARWLGLWFFSVANPPDTILQALLEPDLPSLSVALEGVGEEAAAETLLGLFLFDVDKEAVQTFRLEKQLPRPFQYIKFQVQSNWGNPEYTCIYRVQVHGVLARHNSHLSQETRELL; translated from the exons ATGCCAACCGAGCTGGGCAG ACGAAGCATCGCCTGGCAGAATGGCAGCAGGTTCCTGAGGGGCCTTTTCCTGCTCGCCCCAATCTTTGCTG CTGGGCTTtactgctggggcttgctgctcagcgagagcaaggggcagaaggaagcgctgcag gagaaggcaggggagctgctggaaACAGAGCTCATGACTCTCAG caactcgctggccttgctgagggagaaaatccGTGAGCGGGAGCTTCTAGAAGAGCAGGTGGCTCgcctgcaggcagagatgggtgcCGCAAAGGAGGCCCTCCTGCACTCCGTGGAAGAAGTCTTGGAGGAGAGCAAGATggccgaggagaagagaggg CACCTTCTTGACTTGACCCGGGCAGCACTGGAGAAGACAGCGGCAAACTACCTCGAGATGGTGGACTGGGCTCTGAAAACCACAG GGGCCACAATCGACACAGAGAGAACATCCAGCACCTATGGTGGGCGAGGCGGTGGGGCTCGCTGGCTTGGCCTATGGTTCTTCTCGGTTGCCAACCCTCCCGACACCATTCTGCAG gctctgctggagcctgacCTGCCCTCACTGTCTGTTGCCTTGGAGGGCGtgggtgaggaagcagcagcagaaactctcctggGGCTCTTCCTATTTGACGTGGACAAAGAGGCTGTTCAGACCTTCCGCCTGGAG aagcagcttcccagacCCTTCCAGTATATCAAGTTCCAGGTGCAGAGCAACTGGGGCAACCCCGAGTACACCTGTATTTACCGAGTGCAGGTTCACGGGGTGCTGGCAAGGCACAACTCCCACCTgagccaggagacaagagagcttctctga